The genomic DNA GATGATGTGGTTACATATAGGAGAGCTATATGCGAACATCCAACCCTTTACTCCGGTGAATGATAAGGCAACCTTTATAAAGTGATGGCTTAGTATCGGCTTAGGATGGCTGCGGTTACAGCAACTCCCCATTACCCTGTTATTTCCTTGCGGGTGGTGCAGGCGATCTCTGATGTGGAGCTTGAGAGGAGGCGTAAGCGTATAAGAGACCTGATGGCGCAGAAAGAGATAGATGTGCTCGTATTCCACTCATTAGGAGGATATCTGAGGTACGTCACAAACTACCTCGGCACGGGCTCGGTAGAGTACCTGTTGTTCCCATTGCAGGCTGAGCTTCTATTTCTAGGTAGAGAGGACGATTCTATCATGGAGGCAAGGGCTCATCACGGTCTTGCAGATAGCAGAGCGCTTTCTCCCTTTGAATCTGTGGAGCGAGATGCGCAGATTGTTAGCGACGCGATTAAGGAGCTCGAACCGAAGTGTGTTGGCATCGTAGATGTCTCGAGAGCTCCAGCAGGGTTCTATACGACGCTAAAGGAGCGGTTACAAGGAGTTGGTTTAGTTGATGCCACATCCCTAGTGGATGAAGTTAGAATGACGAAGAGCTTGAATGAAAAGATTGCGATAGAACGCTCTGCCAGAATCTGTGATAAAACCGTGGATGCGTGCAAGGCTGTCCTCAGACCTGGTAAAAGAGAATATGAGGTCATAGCGGAAATTGTAGGGGAAGCTAGGAGGAACGCAAGCGAAACGGAAAAGATCGTCACAGGCAGCGGGCCCTGTAGTAAGGAAGTTCTCAATCTCTCATTGAACCTAAAGAATAGAATGTTCTCTAGAGGGGATCTTTTCAGACTACACTTATATGTCTCTGGCCCAGGCGGCTATTGGACCGAGATTTCAAGAATTTTTGTTCTAGGTAGGCCTACCGAAGACCTGAAGAAAGCTTTTGAACAAGCTATTTCCGTAAGACAAGCGGCGCTAGAGAAGTTACGGCCAGGTGTTAAAGTAGGTGAGGTTTATGAATATGCTTTGCAGAAGGGTAAAGAAATAGGTTGCAGTCTTCAGAAGGAGGTTATAGGATATTCGCAGGGTTTGGATATCATTGAGAAACCTATATTATACAAGGGGGTGAATGAGGAGATTAGACCTATGATGCACTTCCGTCTAGGCTGTGTGGTGAAGGTAAACAAGGCTTATGCGCAGATCGCAGATAACTACTTTGTGGAAGAGGAGGAGGTTAGAAGGTTGCAAAAGACCCCAGAAGAAATCTTTGAGATCGAGGTGTAGCCTATGGATACCGAGCTTCCTCAAGAAGAGAAGATCAAGAGAATAGAGCAGATCAAGCTTCAATTGATGGAGAAGCATAAGGATGAGACCGTACGATACACAGGCTGCTCTATCAACTGCGGTGGAAGCGGCTGTATACTGAAGGTGAGGCTCAAGGATGGTAAGATAACAGCGATCGAACCGGATGACAGATATCATAGAAACGTGGGTAGAGAAGATGCTGTGGCTACGGACGATGAGTTACAGAAGAATAAGCTTCAGCAGAGGCACTGCCCCTTCGCCTGGGGTTGGCGGCGCCACCTCTACAGCCCCAACCGTGTACTCTACCCTCTTATGAGGGCACCGGGAAGTAAAAGAGGAGAAGGGAAGTTCATCAGGATCAGCTGGGATGAGGCCCTGACCATAATTGCTGAGAAGATGAAAGAGTGTAAGGAGAAGTACGGGCCCTATTCCATCATTACCCCATATATCGATAATCCCATGCTTGACCCACTATTTGGATGGTTTGAGGCTGGTGTTCAAGGTTGGGGCTGGTGTTCACAGGATGCGGAGAGGCTTGCCGAGCATCTGATGACAGGCTACCCCGGCTGGACATACGCGCCGTCCTTTGATATGGCTGACGTTCTGTTTAATTCGAAGCTGATCGTCCTTTGGGGTCTCGACCTCACCACTACAAGAATAGGTCCGGCTCACCAATTCGCTTGGTACGTTAAGATGGCTAGGGAGAAGAAGGGTACACCTGTCATCTGCATAGATCCGCGCTTCAGCGACACCGCTGCTGTGCTCGCTGACCAGTGGATACCCATCAAGCCCGGTACAGATATGGCTATGCTACTAGCTATAGCGTATATTGTGATCAAGGAGGATCTCTATGATAAGGAGTTTGTGGAGAGGTTCGTAGAACCAAAGGGCTTCAAGAAATGGGCAGATTATATTCTTGGGGTCAGTGATGGGGTTCCGAAGACCCCCGAGTGGGCTGAAAAGATCTGCGCAGTTCCAGCGGAGACAATACGAGACTTCACTTACCTGTATGCAAAATCTAAACCAACCTTCCTCTACAAGAACTGGAGCGTTGCTAGAAAGAGCAGGGGCGAGAATTCAGCTAGAGCCGCAGCAGCCCTACAAGCGATAATGGGCTATTGGGGTAAAGGGGGGTACTCAGGCTTCGGCCCCCGTTCACGCAACGCACCCTACATTAGACCATGGTTCCCTATGCGAATACCATTAGGATTGATGCCGAGAAAATACTATCCACCGAGGATGTATCGTTCTAACAAGTGGGCTCAAGCCGTTTTACTGCTTGATAAGGTGAAGAGTGGAGAACTGAGCACAGAAGAGTATCGGAGAATCATAGGGTGGAGGGCAGACCCCAATCTTCCAAACCCGAACCCGAAGATGCTCTTTGGGGGAGGACCCCAGGCTCAAACCGTTAACACGCTCGTTACTGGCACCAACGCAACTCTACATCAGATTGAAGCCATGAATAGGCTCGAAATGGTCGTTTGGTTTGCTACACACATGACACCAACAGCGATGTATGCTGACATCATATTGCCTGTGCAAGATCAGACATTCGAGTGCCCAACCTTCGCGAACAACGACTACGGCGGCTTCTCACATAACACATTCTGCCCAGGTGTTGTGAAGGCTCCGGGTGAAGCGAAGCCATTTATGTGGATCTACACAAAACTCGCTGAAAAGCTGGGCTTCGGGAGAAGATATAACACATACTACACTACAGATGAAAACTGGGATAAGGATTGGTTAAGGTACCTTGGCGCCTACTACAATAGATTTAGGGATACTATGAAGAGATGGGAACTTGATTTACCTGAGTGGGAAGAGTTTCTTAAGCAAGAGTGCCCATCCATAAATCTGGACGAGTACTTTGACGAACCCTGCCACGGTTACGTAAATGAGCTTGAGCTCGGTCTACCGTTTCCCACTAAATCGGGCAAGATAGAAATCTGCAGCGAAATCTTGGAGAAAGAGGAGGAGCGGGGGAAGCTTCATTTCGATGCAAGAGGTTTGGTTATAGATGTTCTTCCAAACGATTGGAGGGATCTCACACCGATACCAACTTATCAGCCTGCAGTAAGGGGAATGGAGGATCCTTTGGTCGCTAAGTACCCTTTGATGCTTCTCTCGTCACACGGTAGATATAGGTCACACTCAACAGGCTGGGATAACCCATGGCTTAGAGGCGATGTCTACAGACACGCCCTCTGGATAAACGTAGCCGATGCGAAAGTAAGAGGCATAAAGGACGGGGACATAGTTAGGGTCTACAGCGACGTTGGTGAGGTAAGGGTGCCAGCATACGTGACTACGAGAATCATGCCAGGTGTAGTGGTTTTAAGGCACGGCGCGTGGATAGAATTAGATGAGAAAGGTGTAGATCACGGGGGCTGCCCCAACATGCTCTTATTTGACGATAAAAGCCCTCAAACCCCTGCGCACGCAACTGGTCTTGTCCAAGTAGAGAAGGTAGAGGAGTGAAGTGAAATGCCTCAGTACGGATTCCTCTTTGACCAAAGCCGATGCACAGGCTGCCACGCCTGCTCAATAGCCTGCAAAGAATGGTACGACCTTCCACCGGGTCCGCTGAAGTATATGAGAGTTTTTGAGTGGGAGAAGGGTGCCTTCCCAGATATCAAGCTCTTTCACCTCGCCATAAACTGTTATCACTGCGAAAACCCGGTGTGCATAGACGAGTGCAAAAAATACGTGCCTGGCGGGGCAATATACAAGGAGGATAAGTATGGAGCTGTTCTCATAGACCCGGAGCGCTGCAACCCTATAAAATACCAATGCAAGAGGGCTTGCTATGAAGCTTGCCCATACGGCTCGATAGTTTTTGCAAGCGACGACCCAGGTGAAAAAGCGCAGAAATGCACCATGTGCATAGATAGGCTTGAGCAGAACCTTGCGCCGATTTGTGTACTAAGCTGCTCCTTGAGAGCCCTAGAGTTTGGTCCTTTGGATGAATTAAAGAAGAAGTTCGGCACTCTTCAGCAGCTTGAGGATCTACCGAGCCCAGAACAAACCAAACCAGCCGTAGTCTTCATACCCCCTACCCCCAAGCGGCAGCTCATAAAATACGACGCTGAGAAGGCTTTGGAGCTGTGGCAGCAAAGGGGTCCCTATGCGCCTCCTGGATTACCGAAGGTATTCGAGAGGAAGGAGGATGTGACAAATCCGCCTAGGGAAATTATAGGAAGGAACCGCTTGGTATTGAAGCCGAAGAATGTCCAAGAGCTTATGTACTATACAGCAAATGATGAGTAGCTCTGTTAGTACAAAGAGGAAGAACCTCATATACCTAGTTGTTCGCGTGGGTAGCCTGATCAAAGAAGGTTTATTAAGAGAGTTTTGTGAAACCCTCTGTGGTGCAGAATGGCTAGAATCGAGGTCAAGTCTCTCACAAAGGTCTTTTATCCAGCAAAAGGTAATCCGGTCTGCGCCTTAGATGATGTGAGCTTTGAGATAGATGATGGTGAGTTCGTATCTGTAGTTGGACCAAGTGGCTGCGGTAAGAGCACGTTGCTCTATATAATAGCGGGCTTCATACCGCCGACAAGAGGAGACGTTTTGATTGATGGTTCCCCTGTCAAAGGGCCCGGTCCTGATAGGGGTATAGTCTTCCAAGAGTATGCGTTATTCCCTTGGAGGACCGTTTTGGAGAATATCAAGTACGGTCTTGAGGAAAAACGTTTGCCCAAGCGTGAAATAGATGCGATAGCGAGAAGATACATTCAATTTATGGGGCTGGAGGGCTTTGAGCACAAGTACCCAAGAGAACTCTCTGGGGGTATGAAGCAACGTGTGGCTTTAGCAAGAACTTTAGCATATGAACCAGCGGTGCTTCTGATGGATGAACCCTTCGGAGCCCTCGATGCACAGACCCGTGAAATAATTCAAGATGAGCTTCTAAGAATATGGAGAGAGACTAGGAAGACAATCCTGTTCATAACACACTCTGTAGAAGAAGCTGTGTATCTATCGGAAAGGGTCTTCATTATGACACATAGACCTGGCAAGATCAAAGATGTTGTTAAAGTTGATGTAGATAAGTCCAGAGGGAGAGAGGAAGTAATAACTTCGCCGGAGTTCACTAAGCTAAGGAATAAAGTGTGGTTAGAGGTTCGTGAAGAAGTATTAAAATATTACAAAGGATTAGAAGAAACTCTGCTACATCAATAAATTTAGCACGCTAGCACTCACCGTCTAGGTAATATCACTAGATGGTATTGGTGAAAATAGAAATGTTAATATAGGAGGTCCCTTGAACTTTTAGGTATGGCTGGAGAGCAGCGTGTTTCCCGAAGAGGTTTTCTGACTGTTGCCGTATCAGCGATCGTTGCTGGTGTGATTGCTGGTGTGGGAGGCTACTATGCTGGCTTAGCAGCTACACCAGCTAAAGAAACCACGAGAACGGTAGAGCGTACGGTTACCGCCACAACAACCTTAGCGCCAGGAGCGCCCTACACAACAACCGTAACAACAACAATCACCCCACCACCAACGACCGTAACCAGAACCGTAACAACAACCGTGACAGCTACAACACCAACTACTGCGCCGCCTAAAGAGATACCGACTGTGAAGGTATGGTATATTGTTCCGGTGGAGGAGCTTATTTCACTCTTAGAAATATCCTATTTTAGGGAGAATGCGCTGAAGAATTACGGGAAGAGCTATAAGCTGGAGTTCGGCAAGGCTCAAGCGTCTCCGATGCTCATAACTGGGTTAGCAGCGGGTGAAATAGATATAGCTGTTGGTGTAGCGCATATTTCCTTTTCCACAGCAATTATAGGTCAGACTGTTCCAGGTGGTATTACTGCCATAGCCACTGACTTCTACGATGCACATCCTAATTACTACTCTTTCACTTGGCTGACGCTAATCGACTCACCCATCGCCTCGGTCAAGGATTTGAAGGGAAAGAAGTTGGGTATAAACGCATTCGGAACAGGAGTTCACGCCACAGCGCTAACAGCGTTGAAGAAATACGGGATGGACCCTGAGAAGGATGTAACATTTGTGGAGATACCGTTCCCTAATATGGCTGCTTCTATAAAAGAGCGTAAGATCGATGTAGGAGTATTCCCATCGACGTTCTACTATAGGGCGATCTTTGAAAACCCAAACACCTTTAAGAAAGTATTCGATTCATACGAAGGGTATGAAAGACCATACCTACATACCATGGTTGTAGCGAGGAATGACTTTCTCAAGAAATATCCTGATGCTGTGAAGGCTTTCCTTGAGGACTACGTGCTCCTCCATCGTTTCGCATATGCCCCTGAGAATAGAGAAAAGATATTAGATCTGGTATCTGAGTATTTCAAACTACCGAGGGAAATGCTTGCAACGTACTATCTTCTACCGGGGAAGGACGTTTATAGACCCTTAGACTGCCGCATAGTTGTGGAAGACCTGCAGTGGGGTGTCAATAAACTCTACGAAATTGGCTTCATAAAAGAGAAGCTAGATGTCAGTAAGTATGTCGATAACTCATACCTGCCTCCCTAGTCGCATTACTCAGGTATCCATCCAGTAAAGACATAGGGGTCGTCAGCCCAAGAGGATAACGAGGCCTCCCTTGACGGGTATGGCAAATGGCGAAGGATAACACTACAGGCAGCTCACCATTGTTTGTTAACCTCTTGGTTAGCCTATCTAAGGCTATTCCCATACTATTGATTCTTACGATCTGGGAGACTGTGACGCAGATCGGGTTAGTAAATACACAAATACTACCTACTTTCTCATCAGTGCTTCGCGCAGCAGTAGACCTTATCTACTCCGGTATTGTGATCCGCCACCTCTTAATATCTCTATACCGAGCGTTTGGAGGATTGGCTCTTGGCATCTTAGTTGGCGTCATACTAGGTTTCGGAATGGCGGTTAAGAAGCAGGTCAAGAATTTTTTCGATCCGATCATCACATTAACATATCCTATTCCAAAGGTTGCTTTAGTACCGCTTACGATGGTGTGGTTAGGTGTAACTGATCAAGCAGCCATTTTTGTGATCTTCCTAGCTTGCCTCCTACCTATGATCGTTAACACTTACCACGGAGTTAGAAGCGTAGACCAAGTACTAATATGGTCTGCTATGAGTCTTGGCACCCGTGAGCGGGGTCTATTCCGTAAGGTTATCTTCCCTGCTACAATGCCTTATATCTTTAACGGAATACGCGTTGCCCTACCCTTCTCATTTATTGTGGTAATTAGTGTGGAGCTCGTAGCTTCCAAAGCAGGTATAGGGAATCTAATCAGCGGGTACGGTGGATTAGGAATCTACGACTATATGTTTGCAGCGATTCTTATCTTTATCGTCTTCTCGTTTGCCGCTGATCGGATAGCGGTGCGTTTAATGAGGCGGATTCTTCAATGGTATGAGGAGGCGGGGGCGTTATGACCTCTTTAATGAAGAAGGTTCTTAATGTCTTAACATCCTTTTACTCTCTGATCGTTGTGATCGTAGCTTGGGAGATTATTGGCAGAAGCGGTATCGTACCATTTTTCTTTCTTCCGCCTCTATCAACCATAGCTTACACTTTTATCAACATTGCTGTCGATCTGCTTCTACCACACTCATTACTAACGATCTACCGTGCTTTAGCAGGGTTTGCGTTAGCAGCCATCATCGGAGTTTTGATGGGTTTAAGTATGGCTAGGATTAGACTTGCCCATTGGTTCTTTGATCCTATCGTTGCGTTGGGTCTACCCATCCCGCCTTTGACTCTTGTTCCTATTTTTATACTATGGTTTGGGATAGGAAATGAGCCGAAGATTCTCCTTGTTACATTCGGTTGCGTCTTTCCTATCGCGGTCTCCACCTATAATGGCGCAAGGAGTGTTAATAGTCTTCTAATTTGGTCAGCAAAAATGATGGGTACTGATGATAGGAGAATCATGTGGAAAGTAATAGTCCCGGCTGCCTTACCATTCATCTTTAACGGTCTACAGGTTGCCTTACCGATCTCGCTCGTCATAGCATTCGTATTTGAAATGGTGGCTGGCGGCGGTGGACTGGGTTTCCTTGAGATCTACTCTGCGCGTTTCTTTAAAGCTCCCGAGTTATTCTCAGCACTGCTCGCTATCATGATCATTGGCTTCGTCTTAGATAAAATCTTTCAGAAGGTTCGTTCAAAATTCCTGTACTGGGCTCAGCGTTAGCCCATCGCTTCGATTATGTGCCTCTAAGTTCACGTTCTTGCCTCATTCGCTACTTTTGATCTGCGCGTGAAATCAGCAACTGCTAGTTGTCAAGAAGTGGTGTTGTTTTCTTCCATATCAAATCTGTCGATCTTTGATAATTGTTTGGTGGGGACGGTGGGACTTGAACCCACGGCCTACAGGTTCCCCCGCCCTAGCTCCAAAGGATACATCATCCACAGCGCTGTCAGCGAACCCGTAGTTGCTGACCTCTGGAGCCTGTCGTCCTACCTCTCCAGGGCTCTTTGGAACCTTGCTAGACTACGTCCCCCGCCACCAGAGATACCTGGGTTGGGCATATACATACTTTTCTTGGATTTTTGATTAGGGTGCTGAAGTGAGAGCTGAATTTTTGTGATATTGTTGGGCTATTTTCTTTTTGATCTTCTTCTTAGGGCGATGATGGCGATTATTAGAATTAGGAGGACGCCTATTATTGGGATGGGTGATTGGATTATTGGGAGGTATGTTTGGATTATTTGGTTGGCTGATTGTATTATTGTGTCTTGGGGTGCTGTCTGCTGACCTTTAACGATCTCCCACGTCTTCAGCTCTTCTTGAATGTTGAAGTTGGTCTTTGGTCCTAACCCTTTTTTATCGGCGTAGATTTCTTCACCCGCTTTGACTAGCTGGGTTTCTCCGGTCGTTTTGCTTCTGAACTCAACCTCACCTTCGATGACCTTTAATCTTGAGATGCCATTTCTTTCCTCCGCAACGAAGATTGTTCCTTTGGTACCGAGTACTGCTTGCCCAAGCTGAATGTCAAGTGCTCCCTCTTTAATCGTTCTTTTTATGTTTGCCATTAGGTTGCCATACATGACTACCAGAACATTCTCTTCTTTCAGAGTTAAGCTAAACTTAATTATGATCTCGCTTTCGGTTTTCATAGTATATACCGACCATGGATCGGATATGACCACCCAAGATTTTTCACCTGTTTTTATGTGGTCGTCTTTATAGATGATCATATCATGTTTTGCAACCCTCCATCCGTCTGGGTCATCACAGGGACGAATTTCCACTTCTCCTATTATCTGATCAAATCTTGCCCCAGAATCTTCTACTTGACCCTTACAATCTTCATCGTATGACGACCCGTCTGATCTTGTTGGTTTGTACCCGAGCCATATCACCTTGAATGGACCTAGGATACCGCTGAATGACTGTGGAATGCTTTCAGCATATTCCTTATCTGCGTGATACTTTACCGCACACATACCCCTTTGCGGATATATATCACGGATTTTAACCACTAACCCTTCGGCGTTAGGAACAATATAATCGCTAACCACTTCACAAGTTAAAGCGAACTCATGAACCAGCTTCCATTCACGTTTCTTAGTCGACTCGTTCCATCCCATATACCAGTAATCATACGCATCCACAACCAACTGACCTTTTAACCTATCCTCACGTATGTCGTAGCGACAATCCAACGAACAATTGAAGAGTGTTGGTAACTCTTTATTTCCCCACTGCCATGTTTTGTTGATACTCCACTGCTGAGTTAGAATCCCATCTCTTACTTGAAGAGGAAATGGCGGTGTCTCCCACGAAAAAAGACCGTCATTTTTAAGGGGAACCAAATCAAAATCATAACCTGGAAGTATGAAGAGCGGCTTACCGCAACAACCACCCTTCATATCAGGAACAACTCTTCCAACGATACACTAATCTTCATCATATTTTGAACAACCCTTGCTTCAGCGTTAAGAGATTATCAACAAACGCTAAAACACATTACGAGTTAGGATGCTTGTCGAGTGCCTGAAACCTATTGGAAAGTACCACATCTACCAAGCCCATGCTCCTCAAATAGCATTCAGCTAAAACAGCTAAGGCAAAACACTTCTTCACAGCAGATCAAAGGTTACGCGACGCAGCTAAGTTTACAAAGCCCCTCACACTATAACCTACCACACAGAACACCTCACCAACCGTGTTACACGAGGCTTCTACCACATCTTGGGCAGAATAGGGAGCTGGGCGGCTTCTCAGCACCACAGAATCTGCAGATCGGAAGCAAGGCTTTACGCACAACCATCCTTTTCTCGATCTTACGCTTAGCCTTCTCGTATTCTGCGCTTCGATAATACTCCTCCAGGAGCGCAATCCTTCTGCTTGGATGTGGGTGTGAGCTGACGAGCTCGCTTAAAGCGTCGTAAACCAAGCTTGATCTGTTGTTGAGTGCTACAACTTTTCGCAAGAGGGATCTGACAGCATCCACACTACCAGTTACGAGCAGACTTGCTCTGTCAGCACTAACCTCAGATTCACGCCTCCAACTAAGTAGGGCAAGCCTAGGCGGAGCCTCCAACAATGGTACGCCTAGCACTGAAGCCGAGAAGCTTACGCCTTGTAGGACGAATTCCGCTAATGTGTGGTAGAGCATATGCCCACATCCTATATGCCCAAGCTCATGACCTAGTAGCGCTACCAACTCTTGCTCTTCAAGAGCGTTAAGCAAAGCTTCGCCTAATACAACATAGGGTTTATCATCTAACCCGAAGGAGTAAGCGTTGAAATTCAGCTCGTAGTCTACATACATCTTCGGCAGAAACTTCAGGCATAGTTTGTCTGCACACCCAACAAGCAGAGAGCCGAGCCTACTATCTCTGTCAACAGGAATGCCTCTGGAGGAAACCTCTTTCTCGTGAAGTGATACGGCTTTCTTTAAGTAGAATGTTTTGAGTAGTGCCGCTGGTGTAGCCAGCTCTTTGAGTAAGGCGAGCTTCTCTAAATCCCCTTCGTACGCATAATCAGCCCTAGTCAGATCGTACTTTCGGCTGGTTAGAAGCCTAACACCACATCCTCGACAGAAGATATCTTCTTCATCAGAATATGTGCGGCAGAGCTTGCACTTTAACTCCAAGCCAAAAAGTACTGGTTGGATGTTTTTAAATCTCTTTAGTTAGGCTAGTAATTGCACCCTCAAAATTTTTACCACTTTTGTCATCCACCTATACCAACCAATCTCCCAAGGTCTTCCCCACACGCACCTCAAACACCTCAAGCAACTTAAGCCCCTCCAACTCAGAGACCACTAGAACATCTATGCCACTGCTACAGGTATACCGGTTATCCGCCACGAAACCAAAGAAGTACATTCCAGCAGGAAGATACCTAATAAACGGGTTCAACATAATTTCACTATTCATAATAGGGCTTGATCTACTCTATACCACAAATAGAAGTGTTAGCGAAACCGAGCAATAATCAATCGGAGAGAAATTCTTAAAAACCTTAGGTAATCTTCCCTCAGCTAGGGTTTGGTAGCGACTTTCCACGCCACGTATTCTCAGTATAAAAGCAAATACACTTCAGCTGATCTCTCCAGCTATAGCACACTTCCAACAACTTACTGCACAAGTATAATACGGGGTAGGTGTTAGCTTAGGCAGATGGTTAGAGATTAATTGAAGAGGCTTGTTTTGCTCTTAGCCAAGCATCTGTTTTCCCTTTATGCTTGGTTTTGGTGTTTGAGGCGCCCAAGGGTTGAGACGACACCAGCCATCCTTGACCTCTTTTACATAGACTTTCTTAGGTTGGATAGGCGTGATGTTGAAGTTTTAAAGCTAGATGAGCACGAGCTTGTTACACGGTGTCGGAACCGCTGCCCAATTCTGGAGCTCTCCCTTAGGCTTGGGGTTGACACAAAGCTAGCTTGCAAGGTTGTTTCTGAACCTGTTTGTAGGTATGTGCTTCGCAAGCTTAACCCCAGTCTTGTTTTCGAGAGGAACTATAACCACATTAGGCCTTATGCTGAGAGTTGTGAGGAGCGGATATATTTTAGGAGTTGAGGGTCGGTAGAATCGTGTCTTCACGCCCCTCCCCCACAACCATCTGCCTCAACACACCGCCCTTATGCAAATATTCTTCAACATACCCCTGGGCGACGACGGCTTCGCCTTCACAAGCCTGCTCAGCAAACCTACCTCGCCAAGTGATCAGCCTATCTACCGTGAGCCAACTCGGCCCTAAAAGCACGCGAACATCCTTTAGAAGGTATGTAGCTGGTGTAAGGTGTGCTTGGCTTGCTTCGAGCACCTCTGCCGCTATCCTTGCGTAGCCCAATCTTCTGATCCGGTACTCCCCGTACATTTCATCTACTTCGTTCCAGTCTTTAAGGTATCTGATGAAGAAAAGTTTGTCATCAAAGAGACCTTGATTACTCTTCCTCTCCTCCACTTTTAAGAAGTCTTTGTAGCTCATCTGCGTATCTTTGGATCTTGATAGGTAGAGGTCTTTCAGATGCTTCTCTGTGAATCTTCGTATGATTTTTCCCTCAGCCATCGCTTTAAGTATCGCCGCTTTAACCTTCTGGGTCTCCTTTAAACCGTAGACTACGAGATCTATATCAGAGTCTTCGCCCTCTAATCCAAGCATTATAGAGCCTGAGATGCCGAGCTTCTCTAAAGGGATATCTGCTATATCGGCTACGTATCTGACGAACTGCAGCGCCTTTAACCTCAGACCAGCCAAGTTATGTGCTGCTAAGAGTTCGGTGACTGCATATTGAGGTGTGTAGTGTTTGCGTACTCTGCTCCAAGGTATGATGGGAAGCATCCTCTGATAATAGGGGTCAAAGGTGTAGTATTCTGGGAAGCGGCTTTTGATAAACTCCTCTTTCTCCAATAGGGTGTGAAGCTTATGGTACCTTCTGCCTCCTCTTGCCCTCTCACCCTTTTCATCTGGTATGTAGCGTGGATAAGCTATTACGCCGTAAGATGGGTGGCTTAGCCCCTTGACTTCAAATATAGAGCCATCATCTAACTCTACGAAGTCACCTTCTCTGCCCCTCAGCATGGTTCTTTCTTCAGCTAACCATAATCTCTTTGAGCTGCATACCTAGCCTTTCGATCGCCTTGACCGCTTCTGAATGAGGCGCATAATCTATAGGCGAGAGTCCTGCCATCTCGGCTTCAGGCACAGCCTGGTCTAAGGGGATTGATGCTAATAGGTCAAGCCCCACCTTCTCGGCCTCTCTTCTGATAAAGAGCTCTTCTTCAGCACGCCCTATCTTATTCCCAACCGCATATATCCTCTTCACACCAAGATCTTGTGCGAGCCTCTTCACCCTAGCAGCAGTTTCGATGGATCGGTAGCTCGGCTCAACGATTGCTAGGAGGGCGTCGACACCCTTGACTACGCCTCTACCTAGGTGCTCTAAGCCCGCCTCCATATC from Nitrososphaerota archaeon includes the following:
- a CDS encoding ABC transporter permease, whose amino-acid sequence is MVSLSKAIPILLILTIWETVTQIGLVNTQILPTFSSVLRAAVDLIYSGIVIRHLLISLYRAFGGLALGILVGVILGFGMAVKKQVKNFFDPIITLTYPIPKVALVPLTMVWLGVTDQAAIFVIFLACLLPMIVNTYHGVRSVDQVLIWSAMSLGTRERGLFRKVIFPATMPYIFNGIRVALPFSFIVVISVELVASKAGIGNLISGYGGLGIYDYMFAAILIFIVFSFAADRIAVRLMRRILQWYEEAGAL
- a CDS encoding ABC transporter permease produces the protein MTSLMKKVLNVLTSFYSLIVVIVAWEIIGRSGIVPFFFLPPLSTIAYTFINIAVDLLLPHSLLTIYRALAGFALAAIIGVLMGLSMARIRLAHWFFDPIVALGLPIPPLTLVPIFILWFGIGNEPKILLVTFGCVFPIAVSTYNGARSVNSLLIWSAKMMGTDDRRIMWKVIVPAALPFIFNGLQVALPISLVIAFVFEMVAGGGGLGFLEIYSARFFKAPELFSALLAIMIIGFVLDKIFQKVRSKFLYWAQR
- a CDS encoding FecR domain-containing protein; the encoded protein is MDCRYDIREDRLKGQLVVDAYDYWYMGWNESTKKREWKLVHEFALTCEVVSDYIVPNAEGLVVKIRDIYPQRGMCAVKYHADKEYAESIPQSFSGILGPFKVIWLGYKPTRSDGSSYDEDCKGQVEDSGARFDQIIGEVEIRPCDDPDGWRVAKHDMIIYKDDHIKTGEKSWVVISDPWSVYTMKTESEIIIKFSLTLKEENVLVVMYGNLMANIKRTIKEGALDIQLGQAVLGTKGTIFVAEERNGISRLKVIEGEVEFRSKTTGETQLVKAGEEIYADKKGLGPKTNFNIQEELKTWEIVKGQQTAPQDTIIQSANQIIQTYLPIIQSPIPIIGVLLILIIAIIALRRRSKRK
- a CDS encoding M48 family metalloprotease, translated to MELKCKLCRTYSDEEDIFCRGCGVRLLTSRKYDLTRADYAYEGDLEKLALLKELATPAALLKTFYLKKAVSLHEKEVSSRGIPVDRDSRLGSLLVGCADKLCLKFLPKMYVDYELNFNAYSFGLDDKPYVVLGEALLNALEEQELVALLGHELGHIGCGHMLYHTLAEFVLQGVSFSASVLGVPLLEAPPRLALLSWRRESEVSADRASLLVTGSVDAVRSLLRKVVALNNRSSLVYDALSELVSSHPHPSRRIALLEEYYRSAEYEKAKRKIEKRMVVRKALLPICRFCGAEKPPSSLFCPRCGRSLV